The proteins below come from a single Triticum aestivum cultivar Chinese Spring chromosome 5D, IWGSC CS RefSeq v2.1, whole genome shotgun sequence genomic window:
- the LOC123120218 gene encoding uncharacterized protein encodes MLRALRSVVEEWRPHTNRQRRRLLQYTNIHQSDDGRTTPSSVPTPPPCRSGASSASPPPPSQSAPSPGASSHPPWAVIDRTTRVDRSSSAPGACFRPVEPPAVSRVSAPAHLIDPSQRPSAGSSNVLHHLGGNVVQLLFGTVDAASGDGHLLLSYHDHRAEGPCTTWDLTGDPEIHRFVCNPLTGQMLRLPDIGGSRRTLVFHHMGLLTQADAGLGNGPPDRFAVAELIFDGAAFERFLSDEGEWRTVMGVPRGPLLRRQMEVNQETVAFGGRLWWVDLTFGAMSVDPFGDWPETRFVELPSGSVLPARASTNDGDFRELEDKVMFKEEVAKHRRIGVSEGRLRYAEVSPHDPFLLSSFALDGDEGSGWTLEHQVALRQVLADGGYPWQENSTQAAPQIAVLDPLNANAIYLKVGEHVVVVDMHNGKVTGASPLEEEYLYLSLVPCVLPPWLGSSRIPTPGMQSRLPISLYASVLLELFCV; translated from the exons ATGCTCCGCGCGCTCCGCTCCGTGGTAGAGGAGTGGAGG CCACATACCAACCGTCAAAGGAGGAGACTGCTACAGTACACAAACATCCACCAGTCCGACGACGGACGGACCACACCGAGCTCTGTGCCGACGCCACCGCCATGTCGCTCCGGCGCCTCATCGGCATCTCCTCCGCCGCCGTCTCAGTCCGCTCCCTCTCCGGGCGCCTCCTCGCACCCGCCATGGGCCGTCATCGACCGCACGACAAGGGTCGACAGGTCGTCGTCGGCCCCGGGCGCGTGCTTCCGCCCCGTCGAGCCCCCGGCCGTCTCCCGCGTCTCCGCCCCGGCGCATCTCATCGACCCCAGCCAACGCCCCAGCGCGGGCAGCAGCAACGTCCTCCATCACCTCGGCGGCAACGTCGTCCAGCTCCTCTTCGGCACCGTCGACGCCGCCAGCGGcgacggccacctcctcctcaGCTACCACGACCACCGAGCCGAGGGCCCCTGCACCACCTGGGATCTGACGGGGGACCCCGAAATTCACCGCTTCGTCTGCAACCCCCTCACCGGCCAGATGCTCCGCCTGCCCGACATCGGCGGCTCCAGGAGGACCCTCGTCTTCCACCACATGGGTCTCCTCACGCAGGCGGATGCCGGGCTCGGGAACGGGCCGCCTGACAGGTTCGCCGTCGCCGAGCTCATCTTCGATGGCGCCGCCTTCGAGCGGTTTCTCTCGGATGAAGGGGAGTGGAGGACGGTGATGGGCGTACCGCGCGGACCGCTGCTCCGGCGCCAGATGGAGGTGAACCAGGAGACGGTTGCCTTCGGCGGCCGCCTGTGGTGGGTCGACCTCACCTTTGGCGCCATGTCCGTTGACCCGTTCGGCGACTGGCCGGAGACCCGCTTCGTGGAGCTGCCCAGCGGCAGCGTGCTCCCTGCGCGCGCAAGTACAAATGACGGAGATTTTAGGGAGCTCGAGGACAAGGTGATGTTCAAGGAGGAGGTGGCCAAGCACCGGCGCATCGGCGTAAGCGAGGGGCGACTGCGCTACGCCGAGGTCTCTCCTCACGACCCGTTCCTGCTCAGTTCCTTTGCGCTCGACGGCGACGAGGGCAGCGGCTGGACACTGGAGCACCAGGTGGCCCTCAGGCAGGTCTTGGCGGATGGAGGCTACCCATGGCAGGAGAACTCAACGCAGGCGGCGCCACAGATCGCGGTGCTTGACCCGCTCAACGCCAATGCCATCTACCTCAAGGTCGGCGAGCACGTcgtggtggtggacatgcacaacGGCAAGGTGACAGGGGCCTCTCCGCTTGAAGAGGAGTACCTGTACCTTTCTCTTGTACCATGTGTGCTTCCACCATGGCTTGGATCAAGCCGGATCCCTACCCCAGGTATGCAATCAAGACTGCCAATTTCCCTTTATGCTTCAGTTTTGCTTGAGTTGTTTTGTGTTTAG